One Nostoc punctiforme PCC 73102 DNA window includes the following coding sequences:
- a CDS encoding aldo/keto reductase family protein — translation MEYRQLGKHGIRVSEICLGSWLTYGGATSEDIARQCIEQAYNLGINFFDTANVYAGGEAEKIVGKVLRQYPRESYILATKVYFPMGNGPNDRGLSRKHILEQCDASLKRLGLDYIDLYQAHRYDQTVPLAETLMAFDQLVKQGKILYYGVSEWSAGQLAHATDLTRLANLAPIASDQPRYNMLDRTIEKEVLPLCRREGIGIINYSPLAQGLLTGKYKPGQSLPQGSRASDPKQNIFLNNGKLDQQELLKVQRLLPIAEEEGLSLSQLALTWCLRNPEISSVIIGASKPAQVQENVSASGKQLSWATIQRIEEVLKMEISDRVTVGV, via the coding sequence ATGGAATATCGGCAGTTAGGTAAACACGGCATTCGTGTCTCAGAAATTTGTTTAGGATCATGGCTTACCTATGGTGGCGCAACGTCAGAAGACATCGCCCGCCAATGTATTGAGCAAGCATATAATTTGGGAATCAATTTTTTTGACACGGCAAATGTCTATGCTGGGGGAGAAGCTGAAAAAATTGTGGGTAAGGTGCTGCGGCAGTACCCGCGTGAATCATATATTCTGGCAACTAAAGTTTATTTCCCAATGGGCAATGGTCCTAACGATCGCGGACTATCACGCAAACATATTTTGGAGCAATGTGATGCCAGTCTGAAGCGATTGGGGCTGGACTACATCGACCTCTACCAGGCACATCGTTATGACCAGACCGTACCCCTGGCTGAAACTTTGATGGCATTTGATCAGCTGGTGAAACAGGGGAAAATTCTTTATTACGGGGTTTCTGAATGGAGTGCCGGACAACTCGCCCATGCAACCGACCTGACCCGGTTAGCAAATCTTGCGCCGATCGCATCCGATCAACCTCGCTACAACATGCTCGATCGCACGATCGAAAAAGAAGTGTTACCCCTGTGCCGTCGAGAAGGGATTGGCATAATCAATTACTCGCCCTTAGCGCAAGGGCTGCTGACTGGTAAATACAAACCCGGTCAATCCTTACCCCAAGGTTCACGCGCAAGTGACCCGAAACAAAATATATTTTTAAACAATGGGAAACTGGATCAGCAGGAGTTGCTCAAGGTGCAGCGACTGTTGCCCATCGCCGAGGAAGAAGGTTTGAGCCTGAGCCAATTGGCGCTTACCTGGTGCTTACGCAATCCCGAAATTAGTAGCGTCATCATCGGTGCAAGCAAACCAGCACAGGTACAAGAAAACGTTAGTGCATCGGGTAAGCAACTGTCTTGGGCAACAATTCAACGCATTGAAGAAGTTCTGAAAATGGAAATCAGCGATCGCGTCACTGTTGGTGTTTGA